The DNA segment CGATTACAAATatgtatttcttaatttttttaaaatattaaaaaaaataatatttttaaataaatttagctatagtttttttataatattacattaagtagatttttctttttaatcttattataattaattttgttctaataatattttttaaaaatagataaatttttaataaaaatcatagatttaatataaatttatatatgttaaaaaaataattattatatcaaaattaattgttataaaatttatcatgaaaattatatatgtattaaatatatattaaaaattttaatgttatatataaaaatattaattattttataacataatttatcAATTACTTCAATTAATTAGAATATTATACTAATGAGGTGAAACTCGCAGTTTGAGTCTTACGTCACGGCAGGTGGAGAAGAAGTTTGCATAGGAAGAAAATCCCTCCGTTAGTTGGTTTTCGTTACACATCATTGGCCCATTAGGACACTAATTAATGGgttgataaaaaagaattagGTCACTGATAGTCCAAAATAACACAtttcaaaatgtaattttacgTTTCATAATGGACattcaagaatgaaaaaaaaatgcaggagGCAATATCCAAATGAGAGAGATGCTTTGTTTTTATGTAAGTAtcatttaaaagtgattttttttatcattttatagtaAGAACTATAAAAATTCTAAACATGTTATTGATACTAAATATTTACCaactttattgatgattaatttttataaaaaatttaattgatcatTTTATTGGAATCTCCCTCTTCATCTAAAAAGGAATTAATCTTTAATTGCTAGCTTATAAATACTGGGAAAAAAATAATCCCAACTGCCATCTACTTAAGCTAGCTACTAAACAGTTGAACAATgacaaaataagagaaatattatataaattattgtatgtATATCATATCTTATAAAGTAATGACTGAGCTCCATTAGTTGTGACTTTGTTTGTACATGGCATCTAACAATAAACAATGAAGGTGAGGTCACATTTAGGGATTTAGTTTCTATAAAACGAAAAGTAgattataaagaataaagtacAATTagaattattgattaaaaattaatggttaaaattgtaattaaaaacatatataacaaaccataaaatgacaaaattggttaaaaattgtgattttaattatttattcaaaggtttagaaaagataaacataaaaaagtaaaatttaaaaggttgatatatatgaaaaatcaagaaacatatacatgaaattaataaaaagttaaaaaaaacttaaacaaaataattaaattgaataataataataattattattattatttgagaaTTTAGTGAAAGAACTTAActctattatatataataaggtAGCAGGTCTCCTTATGCACCTTTACCACCTGAATTAATTGATGTAAAATTGTTTCTTGTTTAATCAGTGAtatgctgaatttttttttacagtttttaaattttcctTGCTTagctttaacttttttttaatattttttttcattaataatcaaATGATTTAATGAAACCAATCTGAGACGTCATAGATATTGATTACTTCGTGCAAtaaatttcatttctaaacgagaataattaattaattgcaaaGGCAAATTAAGACTTAACTGGCACTTATTTCCAttcataatcatatatatatatatatatacatacaaagATTTGTATCATGACTGAATTAATTGATGTGCAGTCTCCATTACTCTCTGGTGTCTGATCGATTTGCTCCATCCATACATTCATTACAGATTGTTTAGTATacgtaaaacaaataataaattttacaatcaattttaagaagaaaaaaaagaagagaaaaacaaccCAAACCGAATATTCACTCACATGCCAGTCTTCACGCACACAATGGCAGAAACCTCGACTTCCAAACGCCAGCAGCTATATACAATATAATACAGACTGAGGTTTCCctagtatattttatttgaaaagcaAACAGTGATTTTGACGACCATGCTAAATCATATTATATCTCCcaaataaattgaaaagctCGTAATAGCTGAACTTCACGAGAAACTATTAGGTAGTTAACTGAGATCATTACGTATGTATTTATGATTTGAACTAACCTTTGCATGAcacatatttaagtttttttttttttttttttttgtagtttacGAGGAAGAGGAGGAGCTGACAATACTAAATTATGTGTCAGAGATTAGTTGAAACCACGATAATTTTGAACTATCTGATAATTTCTCTAACACAATTAATTATTAGCCATAGTTGTGATGGCCACCATGATCATGATAACTCGCAGCAGCAACATCTGCAGCTTCTTGAATCTCAATGACTTGATAGGAAGTGGTTACGGTTGGTGGTGGTTGTTGATCAACTGGGGCATATTGATGTGTAGGTGGAGGTTGAGGAGGATCCTGGTCATCGCAAGGCTCGGGTTCGGGTTCGGGTTCGGGTTCGGGTTCGGGTTGAGGCTTGGGTTTGGGCCTTGCGAGGAAGAAAACAGCAAGGAGGAGAAAAGCGACCAAGAAGCCCCCTAGAGAAACGGAAACCGCTATAACAGCTTTGTTGTTGTACTCatacttaataataatataaggaGGAGGAGCGGGATTATAAGTTGTGTTTGGAGGAGGAGCGGGATTATAAGTTGTGTTTGGAGGGCATGAGCAGTTATACTTATATGGAATTGGTGGAAGTGGTTGGCTCATGTTACAgtttggaggtggtggtggtggtggtggtggagggagTTTTGGCTTGGTCATGTTGCAatctggtggtggtggtggtggagaatAGTATGGATAATGTGTTGGAGGTGGAGGGGGTGGTGAAGAGTATGAAGGACTCATTGTAAAGCTAGCTTTGATGAATATATGAGATATCAAAATGCGCTATCGGCTCTTGAATAATTAGTTCTGAGGGTTTAAAGTGTGCGGGGGTACCCTCTATTTAAAGTGTGTGTTTTGCAACCTCATGTCTCTACACTATTTTTACACGTCATGATTAGATAATATCGTCTTAAATTTAAGATTTCgtttaattttatatactctgtatatatatatatatatatattaaagtatCATTAAACATGTGAACtaattattatgaatttattttaacttaggTAGAAGactcgaaaaaaaaaagaaaacaattaatttaatcgGAACTGACTTGAAAAGGAATACCTATAAATTCAAGAAAGAGTATTTACAcacttcaaaaaatatattttatttctcttttcttaatatatttctctattttttagtATCTATTAGGATGATATGTGTATCCATCATTTTCCTTCATGTAAACAAGCAACAAGTTGTAGTTAGAACTGTGATAAAATTCCATGCTTATGCCAATGCCACGGTGTCATTAGTTTGACTTATTCAAATCATTCTCTGACAAATTAAAGCATCTGACATCAAACGGTTTTATTTAATTAGCAAGGTCGAGCTCGTGTCCTGAGCTGCTGATCACTTAAGGTGGTTTGTATGTTTGAACTTGAGAGTACTCTTCTCAACCATGAGCACCAATGctcgaaagaaagaaagaaaaaagctctTATATCAAAACTTTGCCGTGGCTGCTTCTATTTCTCCTAAACTAGAAATTATTAGGTGATACCATTATTTGATCATTTATGATTTCGACTAATAATTGTCTACCATCAAAGATATACTCATTAACTacctaataataattaattgtattattctttaatttaaaagattttaatcaatctaaaatattgaattattatCTACGTGTTGTGATTATAAATTGGGATCATAAATGACATGTTTAGACCCCCTATTAATTTCTCCTTCTAAACCTGTGTCTCCTCCTCAGTTACCATTCTTTCTCTCCCCCTGTTATGCACCTTTGCTTtgtctcccctctcctcttccaCCCCCTTCTCTCccgttctttcttttttacctttgttactttctctccctcttttctaCAGTTAATATTTTTCCTCTACCTCTGTCTCCCCCTCTCCCTTTCTCTTCCTTCCACCCCCacactttttttaatcaaaagatATAGGTTGATGCttctattaataatataaaaaattatcaacatttgtttttcttattaaataatattttcatagcCACAGTTTATGTTGGGATTAGAATACTATacttaatatttgattttagtatttattaatcataaaaaaaataaatcaattaatcatttaatttttatttacaaaaaatctattttcctaactatttttgaatatttatcatttataaattgactaatgtttattttttataaaaaaaatattaaatttcaattttgaaataaacattcaaaaataaaattttacattatttggtggaaattgaattactttatacaaacaaaaaaaattaaaataaaaaaaacttgaattggTTAGTCCAAATATAAAGCatcttgaatataaaaaaaatataattaaagcaATTAAATTgccataaatttttaattccttaGAATTTTTAAATCTTCTATATAAACACAATCTAAAGCTCTTTTTGTTTATGTTGATCAAGAGTATATCAATGAAATATACTAATTAGTATATATAACATTTAGCGTGTTCATATATATGGTTTTGATTATTCAATTTTGGAGGaaaacttaatttcttttaaaatattctttcaataaactatttaatcataaactagttatttttaactactaaatgagttaataaaattaatccACATGACactgattcaaataaaatagagactcagatattttaagattttatattcaaatcttttgataaaaaaatatgattaaaagagTAAATTAAGGTAATcagatttttaacaaaaattaatcattcgtaaaattaataaatacttcCTATCATTAAcaacatgataataaaaaaacaaaaattaagtgtaaataattatacaaattgCAATCAGCTAGATAGGACGCTCAGAAAATAGCATTTTTAGTTTATGCCATATGCCATGTAGCCTTTTCGTAATTTTTCCATTGACATTAAACATCTTTAATGCCCATCAAACCGATGAAGTTTTGTTTGAGGCAGACGTGGACGTGGACGTGGACAGAGCTTCATGAGCTAGCTAGATGATATTTGTGTCTGTTATCTGTTATCTGTTACAATGTCAAACAACTATTTGTGCAGTGGTCAAATAGTATTCAAGATTTTCTAGCTAAACTAGCCAAGTGTGATAGTTATTCGTTTTATATACCTTTTACTTCCGATTCCAACTCACCAATAGTGATGTACGTTGGGCATTCAGAAACGCCATATAGATTAGTGGTGGGGtgtattttaagattttaatattctgttaaGTTTTTTTGTGCTGGTGGACAAGTAGACATAATCAATCTGAAAGCACAAATAAGCAAGTTTCATATTGTTTTAAGCCAACTTGAGGGAGCACAATCTAGTAAACCgctaattttcatttaattgcaGTCGATCAAATAAATTCAAAGTAAAAGATGAGTTGAGTTTCGTGTAAGCGGGAAATGAGACTAgaatattaaatagaaaatattttgaagacTTGCCACTGCAGCCAACTTGGTTTGCTTTCATACTGTTAATAACGTTCGCCAATATATgcacattattaatttttttatagggaattaattagttattagttaGAATTTAACTAATATCATCTCTACTTGTATAAAAATCAATCTTATATATACCAACACATTTTAAGACGTGTTCAATAGGTATATATCGTTagcctaaaaaatatatattggaaactaataaaaaagtattcttaacatgattttcaagcaattattatataaaagtcaataaatttattttatgatttttttattagataaaaatgtgaaaagaataaaaaaaaattacactgtttatgcatatattatttctttcaaatatgtttatttctatttatcatacaatgaaaaaagaaataataataaagaataaataatgaggcagtatattagtaaatatgaagataatttattttaataatcattACATATcttgaattgttttttattgatataatttttattaataaaagttaaattattaCATTCACATTACAAATCTATATCAGTAGTATGATACACTACGctaacaaataattttgtttagatagaaaattttatattacgaatatataaaatattaatgtattgcatcatattattagtatagatttataatttatatgttaactatttaatttttttggggaaaatattatattagtgaaaataattataaaatttttcttttcaattagtacataatgtatataatttttataatcaatacTAACGGACAAAACTATGTTAGTTATAGATAGGGGTTTCGTAATTCCTACTaacattcattaaaaatatataaatataatcattaaCACGACTTGGTAGTGCTGAATATGAAATGCGTGGTGTAGGTGTTATGCTTATATATACCACTttcgaataattttttatagtacATAAAATACATTATCACGGGTTACTAATTTCTCTATATAAATCTCGGGCATGCTTATATATGAATTGAAtgtcataatattattttaaaaaaagtcatatgaccgttaacaaaaaaaatcatgtgatttcttaaaaaaaaatatatcatttattatatggACTGAAGTGACATATTTTTATCCTAATTACGAGTTAATAacgtttatattttattaacttttaatattgtataaataaatagaattaataATGAAGATTCCAtgcatttaaattttcaattttagataACGTTGGCttgaaaaaatttcaaattcatggAAAGTATATTTCGACTTTAGGTATTTGGATTTCCTATTCATCCAAAATTACAGTTTTAATTTGACAACCATGACAAAGATGTTGCATGAACATGCGCgtaattaattagtatattaGACAGAATTCAATTTGAATATAACTTAGTTTACAATAAGTATAGTTAATCAGACCGGTTTACAAATAATATAAGTAGTTAGGCTTTTTAGCATACTTGCAACTGCTTAACTGCAAGAGTGCGTGCTACTACTCTCTCATTGTAGTTTATAAATTCGTCTAATTCTTATTTctatatcatattttattttattaattcaatataTACTATGGAAGTCCTTTGTTCTACTTTGAATTGTATGATGTTTTTCCCTATGGAATTTACTTGCATTTAATCCCAAATTTCTAGCATTATTGACTAGAAATGATACGAATGAAGGGTATTTATGTTTATAGCAATAGGGGTGAAGACAGTTAGTGATTTTAGACGCGGGAGAAACAGAGAGAACGAAGAACACAGCCTAAGAGTGCATCAAGCTCATTCACATTTCAAAGCATAAATAAAACCAAGATTGGAAGATTAAAGAACACAAAGAAAGTGGAAAACACCAAGGATTAAAGGTTTGAGAAGAAGATGCAGTATGAAAATCCTAAGAATCTAATTGACATAGGTTACTTTAGGCTAATGTGCACAAAAGTTGCATAGTGCAGTAACACTAGGCAAACACATGAAATCTACAAGTCCTCTATTGGCAAGCCCACGATTGTATTCTAATGCAAGGGTGAGAAGTGTGAAATCTAGGAGACTAGGAGGTTTCTTCCATGGTGGCTTTCTCAAAGAAACATGACATACTTGATGATATAAAAGGTCCTTGAAAACGTGCAAAAGCTTACTGCCATGAACAATCACTATGATGCTGTGTATAGGATCCTTACTTAATGTTTGCATTCAAGA comes from the Glycine soja cultivar W05 chromosome 6, ASM419377v2, whole genome shotgun sequence genome and includes:
- the LOC114414276 gene encoding leucine-rich repeat extensin-like protein 3 gives rise to the protein MSPSYSSPPPPPPTHYPYYSPPPPPPDCNMTKPKLPPPPPPPPPPNCNMSQPLPPIPYKYNCSCPPNTTYNPAPPPNTTYNPAPPPYIIIKYEYNNKAVIAVSVSLGGFLVAFLLLAVFFLARPKPKPQPEPEPEPEPEPEPCDDQDPPQPPPTHQYAPVDQQPPPTVTTSYQVIEIQEAADVAAASYHDHGGHHNYG